A window from Citrus sinensis cultivar Valencia sweet orange chromosome 3, DVS_A1.0, whole genome shotgun sequence encodes these proteins:
- the LOC102630541 gene encoding zinc finger CCCH domain-containing protein 55 isoform X3 has translation MYGQGSYNSQFGRGPPPPLQPPYRHQPPGPPPLPPHFQQGSLAPPPIFQRGLPIYQHSPPVPHPAVRQISPDAGANSSQTYVPPNPAAHGSTPLPHMCSTDQQKMQLSSHLGTQNVHHMPASMPPHPPRELPPPSATVYRASVQLQSQQPGGEQDLPYMLNQPPPPPTSSSFTSDPFGSVVQSTGRNSRMPSLVSLPPPPPPPPPLPFNPPPIPSSRPPSTSPSSSSAHHEVASNLTSSSKPFCSKEGSPSPPKPTEEKVVQKIEDLCQLIAKNGPDYEDMVRQNESGNPEFEFLFAGDPGSDAEIAHEYFLWTKKKCMLACKLNEKRSESPLRTSGTDSSLQSNHLEVASRTYSPPDSDMEMEDDITLPGNDPGVNHSTEGTSGYDLIYSELDVKELSHKQQMTESKRAASTAPVILEQVDRVVSKHDLVALERPAAKVCSPVISSADECPLNRNLEKSATTSVDDKFSSGALAAAQGVYSEKKSSQLIEGGSPFRLLHDYASDDISDNDKEPHGASALKDTSSVAVAASSPHRNIGLNISPKSVNFHEVSGREPEEIVMASITSGTTDENVLHKHKNQAYVGHAESPQDFQKKNALEDAGVEIRLNGNLQKEYAEKGAKSPSNSLKVDEFGRLVREGASESDSDDSRYTGKQGKRGRSRSRSPLGRRRKGRVWRRRERRSRSRSWSPRKRRSRSRSPRNRRSSRSRSPRNRRSRSRSPVSKRVSSFCGDRMRRDRSQIPGCFDFRRGRCYRGASCRYLHHDSEKGDGSKRRRSKQQFMEVPSIPKDSNFEGEVKHNLQKESDQQHHVVKSSKKQLGQEMPGSFDQDSRLVDPHTVKSDTFKSHGDASPDILPRENSVTMPAQAKLHDPLLQNAECLPQQTDNSSISDSSPEQTPMNSVNKLPVAEALPNSIEFRHNSAQLPPPPPCSQGVTAHNMIQPPGDYNLVPESASFASQAASGERFRSNMIPSQQSNFFLPPIPSWTPLPPPPPIVSSQIRPYAAELPAPSQVGDFQQRSFHPMQEPNRSISCSEDFSSKPLPPYNLQSQQFTVQGLLREDQSSHLPTLGLRTSSSFPQGDNQLVPTTFSQELSASKLQPSPADNLHPGELLKSTSHIHLHLNQQQPPYSVHHSVSVSSSSKFPPDLQEVNQSSHPLNLEGSRNSTYYPHASTFEQSLSSKLSSDACRQEVTTYCGKYASPFDMSHARVEVRDTGSVGSRQATSSPNSPKAVGQNFPRSGGDQYDPLLDSFEPSSNLSYKTNNVNKWEPSSDSDIMLGHSGSNKPLDVEENKKKKATGGVVGVAATITAFNEEYGESADAEVGAVENESPNNPNGAGNLNSGEIEIDPIKSPSKSKNKESRSMKLFKVALADFVKEVLKPSWREGNMSKEAFKTIVKKTVDKVSGAMKSHQIPKSQAKIDQYIVSSQRKLTKLVMGYVDKYVKM, from the exons ATGTATGGCCAAGGGAGTTATAATTCTCAGTTTGGGAGGGGTCCTCCCCCACCCCTGCAACCACCATACCGGCACCAGCCGCCTGGTCCGCCTCCTCTTCCCCCTCATTTTCAACAAGGTTCTCTGGCTCCACCTCCTATATTTCAACGAGGCCTTCCTATATATCAACACAGTCCTCCTGTCCCACATCCTGCAGTTCGTCAAATTTCACCCGATGCTGGGGCGAACAGTAGCCAAACTTATGTACCCCCAAACCCTGCAGCACATGGAAGCACCCCATTGCCACATATGTGTTCAACTGATCAACAGAAGATGCAGCTGTCTTCACATTTAGGGACCCAAAATGTGCACCATATGCCAGCATCAATGCCTCCTCATCCCCCTAGAGAATTACCTCCTCCTTCAGCTACTGTTTATAGAGCTTCAGTGCAATTACAGTCACAGCAGCCTGGCGGTGAGCAAGATCTTCCATATATGCTGAATCaacctcctcctcctcctacTTCTAGTTCTTTCACTTCTGATCCATTTGGAAGTGTTGTACAGTCAACAGGTAGAAACTCTCGTATGCCTTCTTTGGTGTCCctgccgccgccgccgccgccgccgccgcctcTACCTTTTAATCCTCCACCGATTCCATCCTCTCGACCTCCATCTACCTCTCCCTCGTCCTCTTCTGCACACCATGAAGTTGCTTCCAACTTGACCAGTTCCAGTAAACCATTTTGCTCTAAA GAAGGTTCCCCATCTCCGCCTAAGCCAACAGAAGAAAAAGTTGTTCAGAAGATTGAAGATTTATGTCAGCTTATTGCTAAGAATGGTCCTGATTATGAAGATATGGTTCGTCAAAATGAATCTGGAAATCCagaatttgagtttttgtttGCTGGTGATCCAGGAAGTGATGCTGAAATTGCGCATGAGTATTTCTTGTGGACAAAGAAGAAATGTATGTTGGcttgtaaattaaatgaaaaaagaagtgAATCACCTTTAAGGACATCAGGGACTGACTCTTCACTGCAATCCAATCATTTGGAGGTTGCATCAAGAACTTATTCACCTCCTGACTCAGACATGGAGATGGAAG ATGATATCACCCTACCTGGCAATGACCCTGGGGTGAATCACTCAACTGAAGGTACCAGTGGGTATGATTTGATTTACAGTGAGCTTGATGTCAAAGAGCTGTCACATAAACAGCAAATGACAGAATCTAAAAGGGCCGCATCCACTGCTCCAGTTATTCTTGAACAGG TAGACAGAGTTGTTTCCAAACATGACCTAGTAGCATTAGAGAGGCCAGCTGCCAAAGTTTGTAGCCCAGTGATTAGTTCAGCCGATGAGTGCCCCTTGAACAGAAATTTAGAGAAATCTGCTACTACCTCAGTTGATGACAAATTTTCTTCTGGGGCTTTAGCAGCTGCTCAAGGTGTGTATTCTGAGAAGAAATCTTCTCAGCTTATAGAAGGTGGCAGCCCTTTTAGACTTCTGCACGACTATGCTTCTGATGACATCTCAGATAATGACAAGGAGCCTCACGGTGCTAGTGCTTTAAAAGACACATCATCGGTTGCAGTTGCAGCTTCAAGTCCGCATAGGAATATAGGATTGAACATTTCGCCCAAATCTGTGAATTTCCATGAAGTTTCAGGTAGAGAGCCTGAGGAAATTGTTATGGCATCCATTACTAGTGGAACAACTGATGAAAATGTTCTCCataaacacaaaaatcaaGCATATGTTGGTCATGCCGAGTCTCCTCAGGATTTCCAGAAAAAGAATGCCTTGGAGGATGCTGGTGTTGAAATTCGTTTAAATGGTAACCTTCAGAAGGAATATGCTGAAAAAGGTGCAAAGTCTCCTTCAAATTCTCTTAAAGTAGACGAATTTGGGCGATTGGTCAGGGAAGGTGCAAGTGAGAGTGATTCTGATGATTCACGCTATACTGGGAAGCAAGGAAAAAGAGGCAGAAGCCGGAGCAGATCACCTCTAGGCAGACGGAGGAAGGGGAGGGTATGGAGGAGAAGGGAGAGACGAAGCCGATCTCGCAG CTGGTCTCCCAGAAAACGGAGAAGCAGGAGCAGGTCTCCCAGAAATCGAAGAAGCAGCAGGAGCAGATCTCCAAGAAATCGAAGAAGCAGAAGCAGGTCTCCTGTTTCTAAGCGTGTGAGTTCGTTCTGTGGTGATCGTATGAGACGGGACAGGAGTCAGATTcctggatgttttgactttcgTCGAGGCAGGTGCTACCGTGGAGCATCTTGTCGCTATCTGCACCATGATTCCGAGAAGGGCGATGGATCAAAGCGTCGTAGGAGCAAACAGCAGTTTATGGAAGTTCCATCTATTCCCAAGGATTCTAATTTTGAAGGAGAGGTCAAGCATAACTTGCAGAAAGAATCAGATCAACAGCATCATGTAGTCAAGAGTTCAAAAAAGCAACTAGGTCAAGAAATGCCTGGTAGTTTTGACCAAGATAGTCGATTAGTTGATCCTCATACAGTTAAATCTGATACATTCAAGTCACATGGTGATGCTTCTCCAGATATACTTCCTAGGGAAAATTCTGTGACTATGCCAGCTCAAGCCAAGCTGCATGATCCATTGCTTCAGAATGCTGAGTGTCTTCCTCAGCAGACTGATAACTCTTCCATATCTGATTCTTCTCCAGAACAAACACCCATGAATTCAGTAAATAAGCTTCCTGTAGCTGAAGCTTTACcaaattcaattgaatttagaCATAATTCTGCCCAGCTGCCCCCTCCCCCACCGTGTTCACAAGGTGTAACTGCTCACAACATGATCCAGCCTCCAGGGGATTACAACTTGGTCCCAGAGAGTGCATCCTTCGCATCTCAAGCAGCTTCTGGGGAAAGGTTTCGTTCTAATATGATTCCCAGCCAACAGTCTAATTTCTTCTTACCACCAATTCCCTCTTGGACACCATTACCACCTCCACCACCCATTGTTTCTTCACAGATAAGACCATATGCAGCTGAATTGCCAGCTCCTTCGCAGGTTGGTGATTTTCAGCAGCGATCATTTCATCCAATGCAAGAGCCAAATCGTTCTATCTCATGTTCAGAGGATTTTAGTTCGAAGCCTTTGCCTCCGTACAACCTACAGAGTCAACAATTTACCGTCCAGGGTCTTTTGAGAGAAGATCAGTCGAGCCATCTTCCAACACTGGGTCTTCGAACGTCAAGTTCCTTTCCTCAAGGTGACAATCAACTTGTACCTACAACTTTTTCGCAGGAATTATCTGCTAGTAAATTGCAACCTTCTCCTGCTGACAATTTGCATCCAGGTGAGCTTTTGAAATCAACTTCTCATATTCATCTTCACTTGAATCAACAACAGCCTCCCTACAGTGTGCACCACTCCGTGTCCGTTAGTTCCTCTTCCAAATTTCCACCAGATCTTCAGGAAGTGAATCAGTCTTCTCATCCTCTTAATTTGGAAggatcaagaaattcaacttacTACCCTCATGCATCTACTTTTGAGCAGTCACTGAGCTCCAAATTGAGTTCTGATGCTTGTCGGCAAGAGGTCACAACCTACTGTGGCAAGTATGCTAGTCCTTTTGATATGAGCCATGCTCGAGTTGAAGTGAGAGATACTGGCAGTGTTGGGTCAAGGCAGGCAACTTCCTCACCAAATTCTCCGAAGGCTGTTGGGCAGAATTTTCCTAGGTCAGGAGGTGACCAGTATGATCCACTTCTTGACAGCTTTGAGCCATCATCAAACCTTTCCTATAAAACCAATAATGTTAACAAGTGGGAACCCAGCAGCGACTCTGATATCATGTTGGGGCACAGTGGTTCAAACAAGCCATTGGATGTGGAagagaacaagaagaagaaagcaacTGGGGGAGTAGTAGGAGTAGCTGCTACTATTACTGCATTTAATGAGGAATATGGCGAGTCTGCAGATGCAGAAGTGGGTGCTGTTGAGAATGAGAGCCCAAACAATCCTAATGGTGCAGGCAACTTGAATTCAGGTGAGATCGAGATAGATCCGATAAAGTCACCATCAAAGAGCAAGAACAAAGAGTCCAGATCAATGAAGCTTTTCAAGGTTGCCCTTGCTGATTTTGTAAAGGAGGTTTTGAAACCGTCTTGGCGGGAGGGTAATATGAGTAAGGAAGCATTTAAGACCATTGTCAAGAAGACAGTTGATAAGGTGTCTGGAGCTATGAAGAGTCATCAGATACCCAAGTCTCAGGCAAAGATAGATCAGTACATTGTCTCATCTCAGCGGAAACTGACTAAACTTGTTATg GGCTATGTTGATAAGTACGTGAAAATGTGA